The Zingiber officinale cultivar Zhangliang chromosome 10A, Zo_v1.1, whole genome shotgun sequence genome contains a region encoding:
- the LOC122027061 gene encoding serine/arginine repetitive matrix protein 1-like, whose translation MLSRCLFFLNFTPFLSLFWSSGFWRLESRYLEIPKAISITRRSIEAHILGRMDVDSLNIEDGVPFKEELNDSSYGNKDEEKVNSFNEADGEQEGMQAFADQEKLSSPVLPVAVVSEGLQSPTSIPNLANSSSHINKNEEPGEHHLPFESDDHSQVECVSNENVEKNSHSFEERTSNVGDHECHDEEQGASDNSHSGDLHDVEADQIVKDERTVVDSSHLPIENDFNSQSEKPEFDNDVIKGGNACNSMAEKEDDHIVGVANLDDREPLSDSFVVQSLPTDRSSQPSSVERELSVHTEKSANPNPLAVGEHLPTKVNEQKLARSPKHTPSEKHSVKRKRDSQDSVSPPPRLKSSRGRATYKEAHHRDSSPRKRTSASPRSRESPHRKERPTSRSPVRRKDTSASGYRRDHHGRSRSRSPYSRDHHRRSPRRRHSPRYRSPPPSNHSRHWSSKRPWSPPTNRNTGVGKPGRNLFVAGFSYVTTERDLEKKFSRYGRVTDVRIVRDKRSGDSRGFGFLSLEKDEDADAAIRALDQSEWNGRIVLVEKSKSPGH comes from the exons ATGTTGTCTCGCtgccttttttttcttaattttacgccattcctctccctcttctggAGCAGCGGCTTTTGGCGTTTGGAGTCGAGGTATTTGGAAATCCCCAAAGCGATCTCAATTACCAGACGATCGATCGAGG CACACATACTGGGAAGAATGGATGTGGATTCTCTTAACATTGAGGATGGGGTCCCATTCAAAGAGGAGTTGAATGATAGCTCATATGGAAATAAAGACGAAGAGAAGGTGAACAGTTTTAATGAAGCTGATGGAGAACAAgaagggatgcaagcttttgcAGATCAAGAGAAGCTTAGTTCCCCTGTACTTCCTGTTGCTGTTGTTAGTGAAGGACTGCAATCACCTACTTCCATACCAAACTTGGCAAATTCATCATCTCACATAAACAAAAATGAAGAACCAGGTGAGCATCATTTGCCATTTGAGTCTGATGACCATTCACAAGTTGAGTGCGTTTCTAAtgaaaatgttgaaaagaatagtCATAGCTTTGAGGAACGGACCTCAAATGTTGGGGATCATGAATGCCATGATGAGGAACAAGGAGCTAGTGATAACAGTCATTCTGGTGATCTTCATGATGTTGAGGCTGATCAAATAGTGAAAGACGAAAGGACAGTAGTAGATTCATCTCATTTGCCTATTGAGAATGATTTCAACTCTCAATCTGAAAAGCCTGAGTTTGATAATGATGTAATCAAAGGTGGAAATGCCTGTAACAGTATGGCTGAGAAAGAAGATGATCATATAGTTGGTGTTGCAAACTTGGATGACAGAGAACCCCTTAGCGATAGTTTTGTCGTGCAATCTCTGCCAACtgatagaagctcacaaccatcTTCAGTAGAGAGGGAATTATCTGTCCATACAGAAAAATCTGCCAACCCCAATCCATTGGCAGTAGGAGAGCACCTACCAACCAAGGTCAATGAGCAAAAATTAGCTCGTTCCCCCAAACATACACCTTCTGAAAAGCACTCTGTGAAGCGAAAGAGAGATTCTCAAGATAGTGTATCTCCTCCTCCAAGACTTAAATCTTCTCGAGGAAGAGCAACATATAAAGAAGCTCATCACAGAgattcttctccaagaaaaaggACATCAGCTTCACCTCGAAGCCGGGAATCTCCACATAGGAAGGAGAGGCCAACATCTCGGTCACCTGTTAGGCGGAAAGATACTTCTGCTTCTGGATACAGGAGAGATCACCATGGTAGATCTCGCTCCAGATCTCCCTATTCAAGGGATCATCATAGAAGGTCTCCAAG GAGACGGCATTCTCCAAGGTATAGATCTCCTCCACCTAGTAATCATTCTCGTCATTGGTCATCCAAAAGGCCATGGTCACCACCAACTAACCGCAACACTGGAGTGGGTAAGCCCGGGAGGAATTTATTTGTTGCAGGTTTTAGCTATGTTACCACTGAAAGAGATTTGGAAAAGAAATTTTCTAGGTATGGACGTGTAACAGATGTTCGGATTGTTCGGGATAAAAG ATCCGGGGATTCTCGTGGCTTTGGATTTTTATCCTTGGAAAAGGATGAAGATGCCGATGCTGCAATACGCGCTCTTGATCAATCTGAGTGGAATGGAAGGATTGTTCTGGTGGAGAAATCCAAGAGTCCGGGGCACTGA